The genomic interval TTTtcgaaataattaattaatttaaaaattaatcgtTTCGCGATAGATTGTTcgaaataatttattaattaaaaataagtCACGATAGGTTGTCACTCTACTGTGAGGATTTATTGCAAggattatttaaaatttaaattaaataaatccCCATTTCTAAAATCACAACAAATCTCTTATAATAGATCTAAATTAAATACGTCCCCTTCGAACCGGGCTCAAACCGGGCCTCGAGTGAATATAGCTCAAAACCCTAATATTACGGAGCATGGACCATAGAGCGAGTGTAGACACGGGGATTGTGTGCATATTTATTTTGGCGGGAAAAAAAAATTAGCCTTCGCCCTTGTCTAGTGTATACACGATATATTCCCGATACTAGTGTGAATATAAATCGTGCCCAACAAGCTCTCTCTCTCCCCACTCTACaaacatctctctctctctcgcgaTTTTCACGGTACATTCATCTCTCTCCGCACACAAATCGAGAATCTCTCTCCCGCACACACACAcatctcactctctctctcgcACACGATTAAATCGTTGCGAGTGTTGATTAGAGATGACGGTTTTGAGGTCTAGAAAAGTGAAATCGGGAGTAGAATCACTTTCTAAAAGCAATTCCTCAAATTCTACAAACACTAAACAACCTAGGGTTTCATCAATTGAGCCTATAACACCTGCTGTCACTCGCGAAACGCACTCGATTGATGCGTCTTCGCAAATGACGGATACGTCTAGGTCTGGTAGTGTTAGGCGCAGTCGCCGTCTCGCTTCTAAGAATTCTGATGGTTTGAAAATTTGTGATGATGATGTTAAGGAGAGTGAGGTGGTTTCGAGTGTTTCGAGTCGAAAGAGGAAGAGTGTTTTGGGTGTTTCGAAGGGAATTGGGGTTGATTTGAGTGAGGAGGGACTGGAATTGGAGGGTGCGGTGGTGGAGGATTTGATCGGGAGTGATTCGAGTCGAAAGAGGAAGAGTGTTTCGAGTGGAATTGAGAAGGAGATTAAGGTAGGTGGTGGTGAGAGTGAGGATGGAGTGGAATTGGAGGATGTGGTTGTTGAGGATTCGATTGGGAGTGATTCGGGGGATGAGGAAGGGAGTGGTAAGGGTTTGGAGAAGGGGGAAGGGAAGGGGAAGGTAGGGAGTGAGGGGGGAGTGGAATTGGAGGATGTGGTTGTTGAGGATTCGATGGGGAGTGGAATGGATGTGGGTTCGGGTAAGGGGAGTGAGGAGGTGTTGAAGAAGGGGAGAGGGAAGAGGACGGTAGGGTTTGGATTAGGGTTAGGTATTGAGAATGGCGGAGAGGGTGAGAGTGGAGGTGGTTTGAGGTTGAGGTCCGGGAAGAAAGTTGCGGGGCGTGGAGGGGTGAGAGGGATATTTGATAATGTGGATGTTTTGATGGGGGATGATAGAGGTGGTGATGACGGTGAGAAAGGTGGAGGGGAGGAAAATGGAGGTCAAGGTGGTTTGAAGTTGAGTTATGATGAGATGGAAGTAGGAAAGGGTGAGGTGTTACCTGAGGTGGATGAGGGAACGAAGGATAAGGCAGTGAGTAATAAAAAAGTGAAGGGGAAGGTTGTTGATATGGGGGTACAATCTGAGGCCAATAAAGTCGAAGTAACGAATGGTGAGGATGAAGCAGTAAAGAAGGACGGTTCATTCGATTGGAAGAGTTATTTAAAAGGAAATAATCCTACTGCGGATAGATATCGAGCTATTATGGCAAGAATAAATAAAGGTGCTAAACGTGATGGAGTTGATGTTTGGGAGGAATTAATATCAAAATGTGTTGAGGGCGTTAAGGCAAAACTAGCCAATGCAGGGACGGGAAGCTCTTCTAATAAGGGTAAAGGGAGTGTAAGGGACGAGTTAGGTGGCCCTTCTGATGTGGGTAGGAGGAGACTCAGTACCAGTAGACAAGAAAAAGGAAAGGGAAAGTTAGCTGATGATTTTGTCGAATCAGAGCCCCCTAAAGTCGAAATATCAGATAGCGGCAACATTACAATGCAGGATGGTGTGCCACAGGCCCCTAGAGCCGAAAGATCAAATAGTGACAATGTTCCGATGCAGGATGGGGCACATGGACAGGAGAATGTAGGAGATAATGCTACAAGAACGAGGGAAAGGTTTAGGGCTCAAGCCCGAAAAAGTGCATCAAGGTTTGCATTTTTCTCTTCTGCAGAAGGAGAACAAAGTCATGTTGTAGATGAGGCTGAAGCAGATATGGCGCCAAAGGAAGCGGACAGTGAAATGGAGGACTGGCCCGGTCCATTCTCAACTGCCATGAAGATTATTAAGG from Apium graveolens cultivar Ventura unplaced genomic scaffold, ASM990537v1 ctg8126, whole genome shotgun sequence carries:
- the LOC141704678 gene encoding uncharacterized protein LOC141704678 isoform X1 — protein: MTVLRSRKVKSGVESLSKSNSSNSTNTKQPRVSSIEPITPAVTRETHSIDASSQMTDTSRSGSVRRSRRLASKNSDGLKICDDDVKESEVVSSVSSRKRKSVLGVSKGIGVDLSEEGLELEGAVVEDLIGSDSSRKRKSVSSGIEKEIKVGGGESEDGVELEDVVVEDSIGSDSGDEEGSGKGLEKGEGKGKVGSEGGVELEDVVVEDSMGSGMDVGSGKGSEEVLKKGRGKRTVGFGLGLGIENGGEGESGGGLRLRSGKKVAGRGGVRGIFDNVDVLMGDDRGGDDGEKGGGEENGGQGGLKLSYDEMEVGKGEVLPEVDEGTKDKAVSNKKVKGKVVDMGVQSEANKVEVTNGEDEAVKKDGSFDWKSYLKGNNPTADRYRAIMARINKGAKRDGVDVWEELISKCVEGVKAKLANAGTGSSSNKGKGSVRDELGGPSDVGRRRLSTSRQEKGKGKLADDFVESEPPKVEISDSGNITMQDGVPQAPRAERSNSDNVPMQDGAHGQENVGDNATRTRERFRAQARKSASRFAFFSSAEGEQSHVVDEAEADMAPKEADSEMEDWPGPFSTAMKIIKERGNLQQKDSSSGKETPQVTWVPKQEKNHKRSNLSVPLLQDLCMIALTKNADAITSLDYVPDVLRHKLTHMLCDMRKMNCHFLELLVRGSPTEIRIRDCSWLSEEDFTKNFEGADISNLAVLQLDQCGRCMPDYILYSTLGRSPNCLPALTTLSLKGACRLSDNGLNSLLSSAPALRSLNLSQCSLLTSGGINSLADSLGSVLRELYLDDCESIDPILILPALSKLEYLEVLSLAGLYTVCDDFICQLIALRGHKLKELVLADCVKLTDISFKIISKSCTGICALDLTNLCKLTDSALGYLANGCRSIRSLKLRRNNFSDEAVAAYLETSGGSLEELSLNNVSKVAYNTAISLSKCSMNLQSLDLSFCRKLPNEAVGLIADGCLSLKTLKLFGCTQITNVFLDGHSNKQVQVIGLQLTPILGHIKVPELIGPLRYSAVSSL
- the LOC141704678 gene encoding uncharacterized protein LOC141704678 isoform X2, encoding MTVLRSRKVKSGVESLSKSNSSNSTNTKQPRVSSIEPITPAVTRETHSIDASSQMTDTSRSGSVRRSRRLASKNSDGLKICDDDVKESEVVSSVSSRKRKSVLGVSKGIGVDLSEEGLELEGAVVEDLIGSDSSRKRKSVSSGIEKEIKVGGGESEDGVELEDVVVEDSIGSDSGDEEGSGKGLEKGEGKGKVGSEGGVELEDVVVEDSMGSGMDVGSGKGSEEVLKKGRGKRTVGFGLGLGIENGGEGESGGGLRLRSGKKVAGRGGVRGIFDNVDVLMGDDRGGDDGEKGGGEENGGQGGLKLSYDEMEVGKGEVLPEVDEGTKDKAVSNKKVKGKVVDMGVQSEANKVEVTNGEDEAVKKDGSFDWKSYLKGNNPTADRYRAIMARINKGAKRDGVDVWEELISKCVEGVKAKLANAGTGSSSNKGKGSVRDELGGPSDVGRRRLSTSRQEKGKGKLADDFVESEPPKVEISDSGNITMQDGVPQAPRAERSNSDNVPMQDGAHGQENVGDNATRTRERFRAQARKSASRFAFFSSAEGEQSHVVDEAEADMAPKEADSEMEDWPGPFSTAMKIIKERGNLQQKDSSSGKETPQVTWVPKQEKNHKRSNLSVPLLQDLCMIALTKNADAITSLDYVPDVLRHKLTHMLCDMRKMNCHFLELLVRGSPTEIRIRDCSWLSEEDFTKNFEGADISNLAVLQLDQCGRCMPDYILYSTLGRSPNCLPALTTLSLKGACRLSDNGLNSLLSSAPALRSLNLSQCSLLTSGGINSLADSLGSVLRELYLDDCESIDPILILPALSKLEYLEVLSLAGLYTVCDDFICQLIALRGHKLKELVLADCVCTGICALDLTNLCKLTDSALGYLANGCRSIRSLKLRRNNFSDEAVAAYLETSGGSLEELSLNNVSKVAYNTAISLSKCSMNLQSLDLSFCRKLPNEAVGLIADGCLSLKTLKLFGCTQITNVFLDGHSNKQVQVIGLQLTPILGHIKVPELIGPLRYSAVSSL